One region of Ornithinibacter aureus genomic DNA includes:
- a CDS encoding ATP-binding protein — translation MTPPPPNSSHASHSSADDDDSAEVGSRRTGESGLVVVESSGPGADSIICTVRPPHDPSSVGRIRREIVADLQAREMPDELVDEAELVASELVTNALRHARPLSDGTIRVRWKIRGEVVEVEVTDAGGDTVPHPAPRTVWLSSGRGLRIVRSIAHEWGVTEDRTGTVVWATLGGPSRRRAN, via the coding sequence ATGACTCCTCCGCCGCCGAACTCGTCGCACGCGTCGCACTCCTCCGCTGATGACGACGACTCCGCAGAGGTCGGCTCCCGGCGCACCGGCGAGAGCGGGCTGGTCGTCGTCGAGTCCTCCGGCCCCGGGGCGGACAGCATCATCTGCACCGTCCGCCCGCCGCACGACCCGTCGTCGGTCGGCCGCATCCGGCGCGAGATCGTCGCCGACCTCCAGGCCCGCGAGATGCCCGACGAGCTCGTCGACGAGGCCGAGCTGGTGGCGTCCGAGCTGGTGACGAACGCGCTGCGGCACGCCCGGCCCCTGTCGGACGGCACGATCCGGGTGCGCTGGAAGATCCGCGGCGAGGTCGTCGAGGTCGAGGTGACCGACGCCGGCGGTGACACCGTGCCGCACCCGGCGCCGCGCACCGTGTGGCTCTCGTCGGGGCGGGGGCTGCGCATCGTGCGGTCGATCGCCCACGAGTGGGGCGTCACCGAGGACCGCACCGGCACCGTCGTGTGGGCCACCCTCGGTGGGCCCAGCCGCCGCCGCGCGAACTGA
- a CDS encoding DUF5926 family protein codes for MGKASRRQRGTERGTARSRPGPVPFERRPFEGLAGETDWVAMREILPAATATVSLRPEHVPDGAPTEVTVATVLPMAWPGLHRADGTVFVGTQSGNASGDASRDLAGQVLAALAAEPGNPVVTTAPATADSPRLQDLLTDDTTFEVTVHEGFDFWVEGQELEGDAAASLERANETVVPTTKMAALPSAYWVRIGDRAHIRLVLPDDEDAATDALARLHASGDDTLGGDTRLLGAFRACGLLVPVWDLDPELGAADYEDELTAWSTRYAAALASTESLSADERRARSGLLSRQVTLR; via the coding sequence ATGGGCAAGGCATCTCGACGTCAGCGTGGAACCGAGCGTGGCACGGCGCGCTCCCGTCCCGGGCCGGTGCCCTTCGAGCGCCGCCCCTTCGAGGGCCTGGCCGGTGAGACCGACTGGGTCGCGATGCGCGAGATCCTCCCGGCGGCCACGGCGACGGTGAGCCTGCGCCCCGAGCACGTGCCGGACGGGGCGCCCACCGAGGTGACCGTCGCGACCGTGCTGCCGATGGCCTGGCCCGGCCTGCACCGTGCCGACGGCACCGTGTTCGTCGGCACCCAGTCGGGCAACGCCAGCGGCGACGCCTCCCGCGACCTCGCCGGGCAGGTGCTGGCCGCGCTGGCCGCCGAGCCGGGCAACCCCGTCGTGACGACCGCCCCGGCCACCGCCGACAGCCCGCGCCTGCAGGACCTGCTCACCGACGACACCACCTTCGAGGTCACCGTCCACGAGGGCTTCGACTTCTGGGTCGAGGGCCAGGAGCTCGAAGGGGATGCCGCGGCGTCCCTCGAGCGGGCCAACGAGACCGTGGTGCCCACGACGAAGATGGCGGCGCTGCCGTCGGCCTACTGGGTGCGCATCGGCGACCGGGCCCACATCCGCCTCGTGCTCCCCGACGACGAGGACGCCGCGACCGACGCCCTCGCCCGCCTGCACGCCAGCGGCGACGACACCCTCGGCGGCGACACCCGCCTCCTCGGGGCCTTCCGCGCCTGCGGCCTCCTCGTGCCCGTGTGGGACCTCGACCCCGAACTCGGCGCCGCCGACTACGAGGACGAGCTCACCGCCTGGTCCACCCGCTACGCCGCGGCCCTGGCCTCGACCGAGTCGCTCAGCGCCGACGAGCGCCGCGCCCGTTCCGGCCTGCTCAGCCGTCAGGTGACCCTGCGCTGA
- a CDS encoding MFS transporter has product MATNDPSPTPPASGAPGSHGVPGSHGAPGSHGEPGTRSTPGVRQRVTGAGRTVGRGGRAGIRAVGTTGRAAGRRFRTFASADGAADTGLARLTELHAVNVAADAALTVSLAGTVFALPTDEARSRVALFLVLTMAPFVLLAPLIGPLLDRFRHGRRWALGTTLATRAFLAWVLASAVVEDSAWLFPAALGCLVASRSYAVARAAAVPRLLPDGITLVTANARLNIAGLVGMALGGGLAGALSRIGPDWSLRLAFAVYVAATVLAIRLPARVDSTTGEVDVDGIPVARAPLPTLESGPRRLRALPPLVRYTLWVTCGARVLSGFLTLFLAFLMREHPIPGWSGPLVLALVAGAAGAGNALGSVIGNRKRTPPPERMATAIALLALSAVIATSILYSVWALVLLGLATGLFGQLAKLCLDALIQREIADDVRARVFSWSETILQGFWVLGGAVGIAIPLRPGLGFGLVAAVVLLLGAVAVRSRRIGSDR; this is encoded by the coding sequence ATGGCCACGAACGACCCCTCCCCGACCCCGCCGGCCTCCGGAGCCCCCGGCAGCCACGGGGTGCCCGGCAGCCACGGAGCGCCCGGCAGCCACGGCGAACCGGGCACTCGCAGCACCCCCGGGGTGCGACAGCGCGTGACCGGAGCAGGGCGCACGGTCGGGCGCGGGGGCCGGGCCGGCATCCGCGCCGTGGGCACCACAGGCCGAGCCGCTGGCCGTCGCTTCCGCACCTTCGCCAGCGCCGACGGCGCCGCAGACACCGGCCTCGCACGGCTGACCGAGCTGCACGCCGTCAACGTCGCCGCGGATGCCGCGCTCACCGTCTCCCTGGCCGGCACCGTGTTCGCGTTGCCCACCGACGAGGCCCGCAGCCGGGTCGCCCTGTTCCTCGTGCTGACGATGGCCCCGTTCGTGCTGCTGGCCCCCCTCATCGGGCCGCTGCTCGACAGGTTCCGGCACGGGCGCCGCTGGGCGCTCGGCACGACACTGGCCACCCGGGCCTTCCTGGCGTGGGTGCTGGCCTCGGCCGTGGTCGAGGACAGCGCGTGGCTCTTCCCGGCGGCCCTGGGCTGCCTCGTGGCGAGTCGTTCGTATGCCGTGGCACGCGCCGCCGCCGTCCCGCGGCTGCTGCCCGACGGCATCACCCTCGTCACCGCCAATGCCCGCCTCAACATCGCGGGGCTGGTCGGCATGGCGCTGGGCGGGGGGCTCGCAGGCGCCCTGTCGCGCATCGGGCCCGACTGGTCACTGCGCCTCGCCTTCGCCGTCTACGTCGCGGCGACCGTGCTCGCCATCCGGTTGCCCGCGCGGGTCGACTCGACCACGGGCGAGGTCGACGTCGACGGCATCCCCGTCGCAAGGGCCCCTCTGCCGACCCTCGAGAGCGGCCCACGACGCCTGCGCGCGTTGCCACCGCTGGTGCGCTACACGCTGTGGGTCACCTGCGGAGCCCGTGTGCTGTCAGGGTTCCTCACCCTCTTCCTCGCCTTCCTCATGCGCGAGCACCCGATCCCGGGATGGTCCGGGCCGCTCGTCCTGGCACTCGTCGCGGGCGCGGCGGGGGCCGGCAACGCGCTGGGCTCGGTCATCGGCAACCGCAAGCGGACACCACCACCCGAGCGGATGGCGACGGCGATCGCCCTCCTCGCCCTGAGCGCCGTCATCGCCACCTCGATCCTGTACTCGGTGTGGGCGCTCGTGCTGCTGGGCCTCGCGACAGGGCTGTTCGGTCAGCTCGCAAAGCTCTGCCTCGACGCCCTGATCCAGCGGGAGATCGCCGATGACGTGCGAGCGCGGGTGTTCTCCTGGTCCGAGACGATCCTCCAGGGGTTCTGGGTGCTCGGCGGAGCCGTCGGCATCGCCATTCCCCTGCGGCCGGGGCTCGGCTTCGGCCTCGTGGCCGCGGTGGTGCTGCTGCTGGGAGCGGTGGCGGTCCGGTCCCGTCGCATCGGCTCGGATCGCTGA
- a CDS encoding TMEM165/GDT1 family protein codes for MPLDLATVAIVFGTIFVVELPDKTFIATLVMATRFRPLLVWIGVCLAFFVQTAIAVTAGGLLAQLPRTLVEVVAATLFLIGGILLLRGAGDADEEEAETEEEFGAKAAKQVVGWRVVSLCFTILFLAEWGDLSQILTASLVVRYDDPISVFVGAFLALAAVSGLAAGLGRTLLTRMKLSTIRRIGGTVCLLLAGYSALEIAGVL; via the coding sequence GTGCCTCTCGACCTCGCGACCGTCGCCATCGTCTTCGGGACGATCTTCGTGGTCGAACTCCCCGACAAGACGTTCATCGCCACGCTCGTGATGGCCACCCGGTTCCGGCCGCTGCTCGTGTGGATCGGGGTCTGCCTCGCGTTCTTCGTGCAGACCGCGATCGCCGTGACCGCCGGCGGATTGCTCGCCCAGCTGCCCCGCACCCTCGTCGAGGTCGTCGCCGCGACGCTGTTCCTCATCGGCGGCATCCTGCTGCTGCGCGGGGCCGGCGATGCCGACGAGGAGGAGGCCGAGACCGAGGAGGAGTTCGGCGCCAAGGCCGCCAAGCAGGTCGTGGGCTGGCGGGTGGTGAGCCTGTGCTTCACCATCCTGTTCCTCGCCGAGTGGGGTGACCTGTCGCAGATCCTCACGGCGTCGCTGGTCGTGCGCTACGACGACCCGATCTCGGTGTTCGTCGGGGCCTTCCTCGCGCTGGCTGCCGTGTCGGGGCTGGCTGCCGGGCTCGGGCGCACGCTGCTCACCCGGATGAAGCTGTCGACCATCCGGCGCATCGGTGGCACGGTGTGCCTGCTGCTGGCCGGCTACTCCGCGCTGGAGATCGCCGGGGTCCTCTGA
- a CDS encoding RNA polymerase sigma factor, with amino-acid sequence MSLPPFQHLVDEHWRDVARLAHGLAPGHGDDVAQQAWAQALAAYPRLTHARNLRSWLLTITHRCAMDHHRSARRTTPHEDLSLLDEAPTHPAPEVPDGDLWARVAALPQRQRDAVVLRFVGDLDHRAVAAALGTSPGMSRRLVSDAIATLRLDLRDQP; translated from the coding sequence GTGAGCCTTCCTCCCTTCCAGCACCTCGTCGACGAGCACTGGCGCGACGTCGCCCGGCTCGCGCACGGCCTCGCGCCCGGGCACGGCGACGACGTCGCCCAGCAGGCCTGGGCGCAGGCGCTGGCCGCCTATCCGCGGCTGACCCATGCGCGCAACCTGCGGTCGTGGCTGCTCACCATCACGCACCGCTGCGCGATGGACCACCACCGCTCCGCCCGCCGCACCACCCCCCACGAGGACCTGTCCCTGCTCGACGAGGCCCCGACCCACCCCGCACCCGAGGTGCCGGACGGCGACCTGTGGGCCAGGGTCGCGGCGTTGCCGCAACGGCAGCGGGATGCCGTCGTGCTGCGTTTCGTCGGCGACCTCGACCACCGGGCCGTCGCGGCGGCGCTCGGCACCTCGCCGGGGATGAGCCGCCGCCTCGTCAGCGACGCCATCGCCACCCTCCGCCTCGACCTCCGGGACCAACCATGA
- a CDS encoding tetratricopeptide repeat protein — protein sequence MNTPMSMAERYAQARGLFEHGEYQAAADSLRALVDESALEPPIHGTTELRVLLGRAYFHSAQLGRAETVLRAVLVDHPDDAYANLVLGRTLQRLGRAADARPHLAMAELLGGYAGSGRLPSDSTDPTDSTDPTDSADPTASPA from the coding sequence GTGAACACCCCCATGTCGATGGCAGAGCGCTATGCGCAGGCCCGCGGCCTGTTCGAGCACGGCGAGTACCAGGCCGCCGCCGACTCGCTGCGTGCCCTCGTGGACGAGAGCGCCCTCGAGCCCCCCATCCACGGCACCACCGAGCTGCGGGTGCTGCTGGGCCGGGCCTACTTCCACTCCGCACAGCTCGGCCGCGCCGAGACGGTGCTTCGCGCCGTGCTCGTCGACCACCCCGACGATGCCTACGCGAACCTCGTGCTCGGCCGCACCCTCCAGCGCCTCGGCCGGGCTGCTGACGCCCGACCGCACCTCGCGATGGCCGAGCTGCTCGGAGGGTACGCCGGCAGCGGCCGGCTCCCGTCCGACTCGACCGACCCGACGGACTCGACCGACCCGACGGACTCGGCCGACCCGACGGCCTCGCCGGCGTGA
- a CDS encoding glycosyltransferase family 2 protein, with amino-acid sequence MGALAAQVSAVIPCKDEADRIAATVRAVAALPQVGRVVVVDDGSTDDTSRVAREAGADVVRHDRNRGKAAALETGAARVRELERADGQADAVAPVRSALLFVDGDLQETAANLGVLTQAVLDGSADMTIATLPAQITAGGGRGLVVNLARGGIQHLTGFTAVQPLSGMRCVGPRAFDAATPLARGWGVETALTVDVLRAGLTVLEVPCELQHRVSGSDWRGQLHRAGQYRDVWLALVARGWRPWHRG; translated from the coding sequence ATGGGCGCGCTCGCCGCGCAGGTCTCCGCGGTCATCCCCTGCAAGGACGAGGCGGACCGCATCGCGGCCACGGTGCGGGCCGTGGCGGCGCTGCCGCAGGTGGGGCGGGTCGTGGTCGTCGACGACGGCAGCACCGACGACACGTCCCGCGTGGCCCGTGAGGCCGGTGCCGACGTCGTGCGCCACGACCGCAACCGCGGCAAGGCCGCAGCGCTGGAGACCGGCGCCGCCCGCGTGCGGGAGCTGGAGAGAGCCGACGGGCAGGCGGATGCCGTTGCCCCCGTCCGCAGTGCCCTGCTGTTCGTCGACGGCGACCTCCAGGAGACCGCGGCCAACCTCGGCGTGCTCACGCAGGCCGTCCTCGACGGCAGTGCCGACATGACGATCGCCACCCTGCCTGCACAGATCACCGCCGGCGGCGGGCGAGGGCTCGTCGTCAACCTGGCGCGCGGCGGCATCCAGCACCTCACCGGGTTCACCGCGGTCCAGCCGCTGTCGGGGATGCGCTGCGTCGGGCCGCGCGCCTTCGACGCCGCGACCCCGCTCGCCCGCGGCTGGGGTGTCGAGACCGCGCTCACGGTCGACGTCCTGCGCGCCGGTCTCACCGTGCTCGAGGTGCCCTGCGAGCTCCAGCACCGGGTCAGCGGCTCGGACTGGCGCGGGCAGCTGCACCGGGCCGGCCAGTACCGCGACGTGTGGCTCGCCCTGGTCGCCCGCGGCTGGCGACCGTGGCACCGGGGCTGA
- a CDS encoding glycosyltransferase 87 family protein: protein MSTRAAGVVPWHRWLLAAVLIALASLPVVLRYLVFWPMDQWQVDVEVYREAGVSILTGRPIYSALTESPQLLPFTYPPFAALLSIPLALMPFAAAGWLWTALQVLATTAIVWYAGYRLIHRADGWMPLALAALTAPMLWLHPVSDGIRFGQVNAFIVLACLMDLRSPRPGVLRHVPRGVLVGLAMAIKLTPGVFVVHFLVTRRWREAATAVGTAVAVTIGMWVLMPHASFAFWGGALQDPARLGPNMGTSNQSLRGLLLRIGPEGMPGTVIWLVLVAAVGWLGFVLARRLYLQGDSIGEVAAVGLMACLLSPVAWIHHFHWIVVVIFALLGADPLRDRRRLWAGLGVTAFFLCRLPWWGISWLNQPTWPELPGRLLQNADVAGGLAALALLWWVTRDEAADPAEPAEPNGQRTPAISSAE, encoded by the coding sequence GTGAGCACCCGAGCAGCCGGCGTCGTCCCGTGGCACCGGTGGCTCCTCGCCGCGGTGCTCATCGCCCTGGCCTCGCTCCCGGTGGTGCTGCGCTACCTCGTCTTCTGGCCGATGGACCAGTGGCAGGTCGACGTCGAGGTCTACCGCGAGGCCGGCGTGTCCATCCTCACCGGCCGGCCGATCTACTCGGCGCTCACCGAGAGCCCGCAGCTGCTGCCGTTCACCTATCCGCCGTTCGCGGCGCTGCTCTCGATCCCGTTGGCGCTCATGCCCTTTGCCGCGGCCGGGTGGTTGTGGACCGCCTTGCAGGTGCTCGCGACGACGGCCATCGTCTGGTACGCGGGCTACCGCCTGATCCACCGGGCGGACGGCTGGATGCCGCTCGCGCTGGCCGCCCTCACCGCGCCGATGCTGTGGCTGCACCCCGTGAGCGACGGCATCCGCTTCGGCCAGGTGAACGCGTTCATCGTGCTCGCGTGCCTCATGGACCTGCGCTCGCCCCGCCCGGGGGTGCTCCGGCACGTGCCCCGCGGGGTGCTCGTCGGGTTGGCGATGGCGATCAAGCTGACGCCCGGGGTGTTCGTGGTGCACTTCCTGGTGACCCGCCGCTGGCGTGAGGCCGCGACGGCCGTCGGCACGGCGGTCGCGGTGACCATCGGGATGTGGGTGCTCATGCCGCACGCCTCGTTCGCCTTCTGGGGTGGAGCGCTCCAGGACCCCGCTCGGTTGGGGCCGAACATGGGCACGTCCAACCAGTCGCTGCGCGGGCTGCTGTTGCGCATCGGACCCGAGGGGATGCCGGGGACGGTGATCTGGTTGGTGCTCGTCGCCGCCGTGGGGTGGTTGGGTTTCGTTCTGGCTCGACGCCTGTACCTGCAGGGTGACTCGATCGGTGAGGTCGCCGCGGTGGGGTTGATGGCCTGCCTGCTGTCCCCGGTGGCCTGGATCCACCACTTCCACTGGATCGTCGTCGTCATCTTCGCCCTGCTCGGGGCCGATCCGCTGCGAGACCGGCGGCGGCTGTGGGCCGGGCTCGGGGTGACGGCGTTCTTCCTGTGTCGGCTGCCGTGGTGGGGCATCTCGTGGCTGAACCAGCCGACCTGGCCCGAGCTGCCCGGGCGGTTGCTGCAGAACGCCGACGTCGCCGGAGGGCTCGCGGCACTGGCGCTGCTCTGGTGGGTGACCCGCGACGAGGCGGCTGACCCAGCCGAGCCCGCTGAGCCGAACGGTCAGAGGACCCCGGCGATCTCCAGCGCGGAGTAG
- a CDS encoding LLM class flavin-dependent oxidoreductase, whose amino-acid sequence MSDYGHDLEFGIFPTPDAARPHHALELAHVAEVSGLDLVSVQDHPYQARHLDAWTLLSVIAARTSTVRVALNVANLPLRNPVVLARSAASLDLLTGGRVELGLGTGAFWDAIEAAGGTRLTPGEAVTALEEAIAIARALWAGEGSVRVDGEHHRARGLHSGPAPAHPMGIWVGAYKPRMLRLTGRLADGWLPSQGYAAPDTLAPMNARIDEAALAAGRAPEAVRRLYNISGTFGSGSGFLQGPPHTWAEQLAELTLEEGLATYILATDDPDDVRRFGEEVAPAVRDLVAAERARRATQPSDAVAPVPEAASPSRVETSASNVEPSAGAPGAGSGAPAGGFENRPVVTPTPDDGRRLTGILPWDEASRPTYPRRPDAQEQAQYGPAQLAVPQHLIDVHNHLRAELAQVRDVVDQVVRGQLQVGAARSAVNAMTMRQNNWTLGAYCESYCRIVTGHHSLEDAAIFPHLRAQDPDARPVIDRLEEEHEVIHDVLDDVDRALVALVADEPGALDRLRHVVDLLTDTLLSHLAYEERELLHPLARHGMTR is encoded by the coding sequence GTGAGCGACTACGGGCACGACCTCGAGTTCGGCATCTTCCCCACCCCGGATGCCGCCCGCCCGCACCACGCGCTCGAGCTGGCGCACGTGGCGGAGGTCAGCGGACTCGACCTCGTCAGCGTGCAGGACCACCCGTACCAGGCCCGCCACCTCGACGCGTGGACCCTGCTCTCGGTCATCGCCGCTCGCACGTCGACGGTGCGGGTCGCCCTCAACGTCGCGAACCTGCCGCTGCGCAACCCCGTGGTGCTGGCTCGATCGGCCGCCTCGCTCGACCTGCTCACCGGGGGGCGGGTCGAGCTGGGGCTGGGAACGGGCGCCTTCTGGGATGCCATCGAGGCGGCGGGCGGCACCCGGCTGACCCCCGGCGAGGCCGTGACCGCCCTCGAGGAGGCGATCGCCATCGCCCGGGCGCTCTGGGCGGGGGAGGGCAGCGTGCGGGTCGACGGTGAGCACCATCGAGCCCGCGGCCTGCACTCGGGCCCCGCCCCGGCGCACCCGATGGGCATCTGGGTGGGGGCCTACAAGCCGCGGATGCTGCGCCTCACCGGGCGCCTCGCCGACGGCTGGCTGCCCAGCCAGGGGTACGCGGCGCCCGACACCCTCGCCCCCATGAACGCCCGCATCGACGAGGCCGCCCTGGCTGCGGGTCGGGCCCCCGAGGCCGTGCGCCGGCTCTACAACATCTCGGGCACCTTCGGCTCAGGGTCCGGATTCCTCCAGGGCCCCCCTCACACGTGGGCCGAGCAGCTCGCCGAGCTCACCCTCGAGGAGGGCCTGGCGACGTACATCCTCGCGACGGACGATCCTGACGACGTGCGCCGCTTCGGTGAGGAGGTGGCGCCCGCCGTGCGCGACCTCGTCGCGGCGGAACGTGCCCGGCGGGCCACGCAGCCCTCGGATGCCGTGGCGCCCGTTCCCGAGGCGGCCTCACCCTCGCGGGTGGAGACCTCGGCATCGAATGTCGAGCCGTCCGCGGGTGCGCCCGGGGCCGGCTCCGGGGCACCAGCCGGGGGGTTTGAAAACCGGCCCGTCGTCACGCCGACACCCGACGACGGCAGGCGACTCACCGGCATCCTGCCGTGGGACGAGGCGAGCCGACCCACCTACCCGCGCCGCCCCGACGCGCAGGAGCAGGCGCAGTACGGCCCGGCCCAGCTCGCCGTGCCGCAGCACCTCATCGACGTGCACAACCACCTGCGGGCCGAGCTCGCCCAGGTGCGCGACGTCGTCGACCAGGTCGTGCGGGGGCAGCTACAGGTCGGGGCGGCCCGGTCGGCGGTCAACGCGATGACGATGCGCCAGAACAACTGGACGCTCGGGGCGTACTGCGAGTCGTACTGCCGCATCGTCACCGGCCACCACTCGCTCGAGGACGCGGCGATCTTCCCGCACCTGCGCGCGCAGGACCCCGACGCCCGCCCAGTCATCGACCGGCTCGAGGAGGAGCACGAGGTCATCCACGACGTGCTCGACGACGTCGACCGGGCGCTCGTGGCGTTGGTCGCCGACGAGCCGGGGGCCCTGGACCGGCTGCGGCACGTCGTCGACCTGCTGACCGACACCCTGCTCTCGCACCTGGCCTACGAGGAGCGCGAGCTGCTGCACCCGCTGGCCCGGCACGGCATGACCCGCTGA
- a CDS encoding glycerophosphodiester phosphodiesterase, producing the protein MEVVSEGLSKPEPRRGGPLVIAHRGASDEEPEHTLAAYRKAFSHGADGVECDVRLTADQHLVCVHDRRVERTSNGRGVVSALELARLEELDWASWKTAHRPGDTELPEADPERGHLLTLRRLLDTLVDTGQEVVTLIETKHPTRHGGDVEKALVQVLRAFDLAGGDLPGRPHVRMMSFSHTALQRAHRLAPRLPLVYLVDATRPRLTWDGILPSGIGAVGLDVRMLRTPRAVRAFQRRGHQVYVWTVDTDEDITRCLDLGVDVIITNRPAHVLDRVAASG; encoded by the coding sequence GTGGAGGTCGTGTCCGAGGGGCTGAGCAAGCCCGAACCGCGGCGGGGTGGCCCGCTGGTCATCGCGCACCGAGGGGCGAGCGACGAGGAGCCCGAACACACCCTGGCGGCCTACCGCAAGGCGTTCTCCCACGGCGCCGACGGGGTCGAGTGCGACGTGCGGCTGACGGCCGACCAGCACCTGGTGTGTGTGCACGACCGCCGGGTCGAGCGCACCTCCAACGGGCGCGGAGTGGTGTCGGCCCTGGAACTGGCCCGCCTCGAGGAGCTCGACTGGGCCTCGTGGAAGACCGCGCACCGCCCCGGGGACACCGAGCTGCCCGAGGCCGACCCCGAGCGCGGCCACCTGCTCACCCTGCGGCGCCTGCTCGACACCCTCGTCGACACCGGCCAGGAGGTCGTCACCCTCATCGAGACCAAGCACCCCACGCGTCACGGCGGGGACGTCGAGAAGGCACTCGTGCAGGTGCTGCGCGCCTTCGACCTGGCTGGTGGCGACCTGCCGGGGCGCCCGCACGTGCGGATGATGTCGTTCTCGCACACCGCTCTTCAGCGCGCTCACCGGCTGGCGCCGAGGCTGCCGCTCGTCTACCTCGTCGACGCGACGCGTCCACGGCTGACGTGGGACGGCATCCTGCCCAGCGGCATCGGGGCCGTGGGGCTGGACGTGCGGATGCTGCGCACCCCGCGAGCCGTGCGCGCGTTCCAACGCCGTGGTCACCAGGTCTACGTGTGGACCGTCGACACCGACGAGGACATCACCCGGTGCCTGGACCTCGGGGTCGACGTCATCATCACGAACCGGCCTGCACACGTGCTCGATCGGGTCGCTGCATCGGGTTAG
- a CDS encoding TVP38/TMEM64 family protein codes for MSTRAARLRLLGLVLSVAIASALVWVVIGGDLDTVQSTVESTGAWGPVAYVALHVLLTLVPVSKNLLAGVAGALFGLAGGIALSWVGAMVSAVVTFAIARRLGRAAVASMTGPRIDRVEEIMRQQGLLAVIIARVTPVIPFTVVNYGAGVTAVSTRDFVLGTAIGIVPGTVGYAALGASAGRDATTFVIAGIVAVVLFAGSLLLGWRAARHQQRGVQ; via the coding sequence ATGAGCACGCGGGCGGCCAGGCTGCGCCTGCTCGGTCTCGTCCTCAGCGTCGCCATCGCCAGCGCTCTCGTCTGGGTCGTCATCGGCGGCGACCTCGACACGGTCCAGTCCACCGTCGAGTCCACGGGCGCGTGGGGGCCCGTGGCCTACGTCGCGCTGCACGTGCTGCTCACCCTCGTGCCCGTCTCGAAGAACCTCCTGGCAGGGGTGGCCGGCGCCCTGTTCGGCCTCGCCGGCGGCATCGCCCTGTCCTGGGTCGGCGCCATGGTCAGTGCCGTCGTCACCTTTGCGATCGCCCGCCGGCTGGGGCGTGCGGCCGTGGCGTCCATGACCGGCCCCCGCATCGACCGGGTCGAGGAGATCATGCGCCAGCAGGGCCTGCTCGCGGTCATCATCGCCCGCGTCACCCCGGTCATCCCCTTCACCGTGGTCAACTACGGCGCGGGTGTCACCGCCGTGAGCACCCGGGACTTCGTGCTGGGGACGGCCATCGGCATAGTCCCGGGCACCGTCGGGTATGCCGCCCTCGGCGCCTCGGCGGGCCGCGACGCAACGACCTTCGTGATCGCCGGGATCGTGGCCGTGGTGCTCTTCGCGGGCTCACTCCTCCTGGGGTGGCGGGCCGCCCGGCACCAGCAGCGCGGCGTTCAGTGA
- a CDS encoding methylated-DNA--[protein]-cysteine S-methyltransferase, with product MTNPFAAFDPPLAGPPVLEPTDVSYVLEDTAVGRLLIAVRSSGAVVTCAYSPDTASEDRWLTRIAGSVSPRVLRHPSPTDAVRRALAAYLTGSARSVDVPTDLALATPFQREVLTGLVARIGYGQRTTYGALASAVEHPGAARAVGTALGGNPLCIVLPCHRVLPASGGVGGYAGGAAAKEHLLTLEAAHTSPRA from the coding sequence ATGACCAACCCCTTCGCCGCCTTCGACCCACCGCTCGCCGGCCCGCCCGTGCTCGAGCCCACCGACGTCTCCTACGTGCTCGAGGACACCGCCGTCGGTCGACTGCTCATCGCCGTGCGCTCGAGTGGCGCGGTGGTGACGTGCGCGTACTCCCCGGACACAGCATCCGAGGATCGGTGGTTGACGCGCATCGCCGGCTCGGTGAGCCCGCGGGTGCTGCGTCACCCCTCCCCGACGGATGCCGTTCGCCGGGCTCTCGCGGCGTACCTCACCGGGAGCGCCCGGTCGGTCGACGTGCCGACCGACCTCGCGCTCGCGACGCCCTTCCAGCGCGAGGTGCTGACCGGGCTCGTGGCGCGGATCGGCTACGGCCAGCGCACGACGTACGGCGCGCTGGCGTCAGCCGTGGAGCACCCCGGTGCGGCGCGCGCGGTGGGGACGGCGCTCGGCGGCAACCCGCTGTGCATCGTGCTGCCCTGCCACCGGGTGCTGCCGGCGTCCGGCGGGGTCGGTGGTTACGCCGGGGGCGCCGCCGCCAAGGAGCACCTGCTCACCCTCGAGGCCGCTCACACCTCTCCCCGCGCCTGA